The window AGCTCGGCCGGCTTGGTGCTGAATGTGTTGGCGGCCGTGTTGAACGAGATCTCGCCACCACTGAAGGTCTGGGTGACGGTGTCGCCGTCGGTCTTCTGTTCGCCGGTGGGCACCCCGAGTTTCCCGGTGGCTCCGCCGAGCTTGCCCCACGCGGCGTTGATGGCGCCGCGCACAACGATGGCGCCTGTGTCGGGCGTCCAGAAGATCACCGGTTTGTCCGGCGCGCTGAAGGCGCTGACCCGGCTGTTGGCGGCGCCGCCGTCGGCCTCGGTCCCGATCGGCAGGCCCAGATCGCTCTTCGGGCCGCCCAGTGAGTCGTACTTGGACAGGATCGCGCCGGTCGCGGCGTGCGCACCGGTGGCCGGCGAGTAGAAAATCTTGCCGCCCGAGTAGTCCTGCGCGGCGCCGTTGTCGCCGACGGTGTACTGGGCGCCCTGCCGCGCACCGAGCGGACCGGCAAGGCCGCCCGCGGCACGCCAGGCCTGATTGATGGCCGTGGTGGCATCCGACGGGACCTCGACGCCGGCGAGGTTGGCGGCTAGGTCCGGCGGGTCGGTGGTGAACACCTTGGTGGCGTTGTTGTACGACACCGTGCCGCCGGAGAACTTCTGGCTGACGACGTCGCCGTCGTAGGTCTCGTCGCCGGTGGGCGCGCCGAGGGTTCCGCCGGAGCCGCCGAGCTCGTCCCACGCGGCGTTGATGGCGCCACGCACCACCCACGCACCGGTGTCGGGCGTCCAGAAGATGGCCGGCTTGTCACTGGCGCTGAACGTGCTGACCCGGCTGCTCGGTCCGAGCAGGCCCGTCACCTCGTCGATGGTGGGGAATCCCAGATCGCTGTCAGCCGGGCCGCCGAGCGCCTGGTACTTGTCCAGGATCGCGCCGTCGATCAGGTGGGCGCCGGTGCCCGCGGTGAAGAAGATCTTCCCGCTGGAGAAATTCTGGGCGAACCCGTCGCCGACCTGGTACACGTCGCCGTCCCTGCCACCCACCGGCGAGCCGTCGCCGCCGGCGGCTTGCCAGGCCTGGTTGATGGCATCGTTTGCCGCGTCGCTCTCCGGTGTCGCCACCGCCGCGGGGGCCACGAGTACCGCTGCCGCCGCCGTCGCGAACACGCCGAGCGCTATTCGCCCGGTGCCTCTACTGAGACGACTTCCAAGCCAGGTCATGCACGCTCCCCGCCGTTCCGGTCAAGATGCCTCTAGTTATAGTCCGTGTCAACTCTGCGTCAGCAGAACACGACACGCGGCAATATCCGCGAAACGGCGCGCGGAAACGCCCGAATCGACGGAAAACTGGTATCGAAACCCTGTTTTCCGGCTCGGGGACGCGCCAGGGGGCCAAAGCCCGCCGGCCCGGGCTAGACGCCCAGGCTGCGGCCGATGATCTCCTTCATGATCTCGGTCGTCCCGCCGTAGATGGTCTGCACGCGGGCATCCAGGTAAGCCCGGGCCACGGTGTATTCGCGCATGTAGCCGTAACCGCCGTGCAGCTGCAGGCAGCGGTCGATGAGCCGGACCTGGGCCTCGGTGGTGTACCACTTGGCCATCGCGGCCTGCTCGGCGGTCAGCTTCTCGTCGAGGTGCAGCCGGATGAACTCGTCGACCATGATCCGCATCGCGGTGGCCTCGGTGGCCAGCTCGGCCAGCAGGAACCGGCTGTTCTGGAACGAGCCGATCGGCTTGCCGAACGCCTTGCGCTCCTTGGTGTACTGGATCGTCTCGTCCAGCACGGCCTCCATCGCGGCCGCGGCCATGATGGCGATCGAGATCCGCTCCTGCGGCAGGTTCTGCATCAAGTAAATGAAGCCCTGGCCCTCCTCGCCGAGCAGGTTCTCCACCGGCACCGTGACATCGGTGAACGACAGCTCTGCGGTGTCCTGCGCGTCGAGGCCGATCTTGTCGAGATGACGGCCGCGCTCGAAGCCCTCCATGCCGCGCTCGACGGCCAGCAGCGAGAAGCCCAGGGCGCCCTTGTCGGGGTCGGTCTGCGCGACGACGATGACGAGGTCGGAGTTGATGCCGTTGGTGATGAACGTCTTCGAGCCGTTGAGGATGTAGTGGTCACCCTGCTTGATCGCGCGGGTTTTGATGCCCTGTAGGTCACTGCCGGTGCCGGGCTCGGTCATGGCGATGGCGGTGATCAGCTCGCCGGTGCAGAACTTGGACAGCCAGCGCTGCTTCTGCTCCTCGTTGGTCAGCCTGAGCAGATACGGCGCGACGACGTCGTTGTGCAGCGAGAAGCCCAGGCCGCTGTAGCGGCCCGCGACCGTCTCCTCGGCGACGATGGTGTTGTAGCGGAAGTCGGGGTTGCCGCCGCCGCCGTGCTCCTCGGGCACG is drawn from Candidatus Mycolicibacterium alkanivorans and contains these coding sequences:
- a CDS encoding sunset domain-containing protein; protein product: MTWLGSRLSRGTGRIALGVFATAAAAVLVAPAAVATPESDAANDAINQAWQAAGGDGSPVGGRDGDVYQVGDGFAQNFSSGKIFFTAGTGAHLIDGAILDKYQALGGPADSDLGFPTIDEVTGLLGPSSRVSTFSASDKPAIFWTPDTGAWVVRGAINAAWDELGGSGGTLGAPTGDETYDGDVVSQKFSGGTVSYNNATKVFTTDPPDLAANLAGVEVPSDATTAINQAWRAAGGLAGPLGARQGAQYTVGDNGAAQDYSGGKIFYSPATGAHAATGAILSKYDSLGGPKSDLGLPIGTEADGGAANSRVSAFSAPDKPVIFWTPDTGAIVVRGAINAAWGKLGGATGKLGVPTGEQKTDGDTVTQTFSGGEISFNTAANTFSTKPAELAGQLSGIEVPAGTPGPSAPGKSGKGLNWHWWWLLVIIPALLLVSVIALGLMRLQRRRAAHLDDEDYDDDDHWADGGRVQVPQSSGYGRSAPDATTKTMPGPEDVLDGDQDSIDTTPTRIPSEPEPETAPELVEVPAEFVEHEEYAEVEEVDEEPSDTGRHAAVNLEESQSMWRLNMGELGTPRRRRAAEDVTVEPEDYARPAEVVESGDEEQHGAAKPAIHLPLADPYQAPEGYVIKANTHSGLYYTPDCALYDHTVPEVWFASEELAQANGFIKAE
- a CDS encoding acyl-CoA dehydrogenase family protein; protein product: MSSAIKYERTLFEPEHDLFRESYRAFLERHVAPYHDQWEKQKIVDRGVWLEAGKQGFLGMAVPEEHGGGGNPDFRYNTIVAEETVAGRYSGLGFSLHNDVVAPYLLRLTNEEQKQRWLSKFCTGELITAIAMTEPGTGSDLQGIKTRAIKQGDHYILNGSKTFITNGINSDLVIVVAQTDPDKGALGFSLLAVERGMEGFERGRHLDKIGLDAQDTAELSFTDVTVPVENLLGEEGQGFIYLMQNLPQERISIAIMAAAAMEAVLDETIQYTKERKAFGKPIGSFQNSRFLLAELATEATAMRIMVDEFIRLHLDEKLTAEQAAMAKWYTTEAQVRLIDRCLQLHGGYGYMREYTVARAYLDARVQTIYGGTTEIMKEIIGRSLGV